TGACGCTCAACCGCGAGCACCCCGAGATCGGCGGCGACATCTGGTACAACGCCAACGACGTCAGGGTGGACCGGATCGGCTCCATCTCCACCGCCGTCAACGACCACTACCAGCGGCCCGCGCTCGCGCCCGTGCTGCCGAGGCTGGCGGACGGGCAGCCGCCCAGGCGGCCGGTGCTGGCCTACGCCAAGCGCCGCGCCGGCGGGGTCGAGGTGCGGGCGGTGGCCACCGGCAGGGACGAGCCGTTCCTGTTCGCCATCTTCCGCTTCGACCGGCACGCCGGCTCCGGCGCGTTCGCCGACGCGCGCAACCTCGTCGCGGTGGTGCCCGGTGACCGGCAGGTCACCTGGACCGACCCCGACGGCGGGCGCGGCGACCACTACTACGTGGTGGCGGTGGACCGGGCCAACAGGACGAGCAGGCCGAGCAACGGGTTCCGGGCGATCTGAGGGATGCTGCCCGGGGTGATCTCTTTGGTCTGAGGGCGTGCTGCGCCTGCGCGCGTCGCCGGCCGTTTTCCTGACCGGCGACGAGCCCCGGCGCACGCCCTTTCCTGGACGGTCACCGCTGCTCGATTCCGTGCCGTGCCCGGCATGGTGGGGGCTCAGGGTCCGCAGCTGCCGGAACCCCTCGCCGTAGCCCCGGTCGCGAACTCAGAATCCCTGTCTAGGACGCCCTGCGCCCGGCCGCCGATGGCTGCTCGGCCGAGTTGCCCGACGCGCGCTGTGGCGGGACCACAGGGGTCGGGCGCACCAGACCGAGCGCCACGACCTCGTTGGCCAGCCGGGTGCGCCGGTTGGTGCCCTCGGGGATCCTGAACTTCTGGTAGAGCCGCAGCAGGTGCTGCTTGACCGCGGCCTCCGTCACGACCAGGTCGTCGGCGATCTCGCGAGCGGTCGCCGGAGCGACGAACGCCTCGTCCGACAGCGCCGGCCTGCAGAGCGAGGTCAGCACATCGACCTCGCGCCTGGTCAGCTCGGGCGCGGCCGCTCTGCGCAGCTCGACCTCGGGGGTGAAGTCCTCTCGGGGGACTCCACCGATGCGACCCCGTGCCGCGCCGAACGAGACGACGTCGCCGTCGTCAAGGACCCTCCGGGCGATCGGCCTGCCGTTCACCCGGGTGCCGTTCCTGGACAAGCCCAGGTCCACGACATACAGGTAGGGTCCTCGTCTGACGAACTCGGCATGGAGTCGAGACACGCTGGGGTCGGTGAGCCGGATGTCAACACCCCGGCCCCTTCCGACCGTCGTGATCTCGGGGCGCAACGGGACCACCTCGCCAGTGTCCTCGATGCGTATGAACGGCCCCTCCACGGCAGTTCCTCCCCAGGTAGCCCGCCGTAACTATTACTACAGCTCCGGCTTACCCAACCGAGGGGATGCGGAATCTCCTTTGCCGAAAGGAGAATCCGACGTGAAATTGGTCTGGACCTTTGCGGTCGGTTTTGCCTGCTCACGGGTAGACTTCGGACGAAGATAAGCGGAGGAAACACTCATGGCGGACAAGCCCACGAAAGGTCTGGCCGATGTCGTCGCGGCGTCCACAGCGCTGAGTGACATCGACGGAAAGGCCGGTCGCCTGTTCTACCGTGGATACGACATCCACGACCTGGCCGGCCGCGCAACGTTCGAGGAGACCGCACACCTGCTCCAGCGTGGCAAGCTGCCCACCCGCTCCGAGCTCGACGAGTACGGCGCCGAGCTGGCGCGAGGCCGGGAGCTGGGCGCCCTGGTGTCCGCGAACATCGCCGAGATCGCCGAGAAGCAGAAACCCATGGAGGCGCTGCGCTCGCTGGTCTCCCTGTCGGGCGCCGACGACCCCGACAAGGACTCCATCGCGCCCGACGCCAACCTGCGCAAGGCGGCCAGGCTGGTCGCCCAGCAGCCGCTGCTCGTCGCCCGCTACCACGCCGCCCGCACCGGCTCCGAGGTCCCCGAGCCGGACCCCTCGCTGAGCATCGCCGCGAACTTCCTGCTCCAGGTCACCGGCCGCACGCCCGGCCCGCGCGAGGTCGAGATCTTCGACGAGTGCCTGGTGCTGCACGCCGACCACACGATGAACGCCTCCACCTTCGCCGCCCGCGTGTGCGCCGCGACCCTGTCGGACATGCACTCCGCCATCGTCGCCGCCATCGGCACCCTCAAGGGCCCGCTGCACGGCGGGGCGAACGAGCAGGTCATGAAGACCCTGGAGTCGCTGTCGCCGGGTGGAGTGGCCCAGGCCGTGCGCGACAAGCTCGCCGCCGGCGAGAAGATCATGGGCTTCGGGCACCGCGTCTACAAGACGGAGGACCCGCGGGCCACGCATTTGCGTAGGATGTCGGCCGAGCTGGGTGAGTCCAGCGGCGACGACACGTACTACCGGATGTCCAAGGAGATGGAGGAAGTCGTCTTCGAGACCAAGGGTCTCTACCCCAACGTCGACTTCTACGCCGCCTCGGTCTACCACTACCTGGGCATCCCGACCGACCTGTTCACGCCGGTCTTCTCCATCAGCCGCATGTCCGGCTGGACGGCTCACGTGATCGAGCAGCACGCCGACAACCGGCTGATCCGCCCCGACAGTGAGTACATCGGTGAGACCGACCAGAAGTGGAAGCCACTAGAAGAGCGTTGAGCCACAACGGGACTGAACAGCGCGAGAGCTGGGGGCCGTACCCGCTGATCCTGGCGGGTGCGGCCGTCGGCATGCTCGTGGCCTTCATCGCCGACCCGCGCTGGGGCGGGTTCGTGCTGGGCGCCGTCATCATGGTCGCCGCCGCGCTGCGCTTCGCCGGGTACGGCGGGCAGCTCGCGCTGAGGAGCAAGAAGATCGACGTCATCACGCTGTCCGTCTTCGGATTCGTGCTGGTCCTGACCTCGCTCCTGCTCGACAACAACGAGCTGAAGGCGCTCATCCTGTCCCTTTTCGCACCGTGACCTGGCGGTCCGATAGCCTCAACGCATCCATTCATTGAAGGGGAACCATTCGCATGCCCAAGATCAAGGTGGAGGGCCCCGTCGTCGAGCTTGACGGCGACGAGATGACCCGGATCATCTGGCAGTTCATCAAGGACCAGCTGATCCTTCCCTACCTCGACGTCGACCTGAAGTACTACGACCTCGGCATCGAGCACCGAGACGCCACGGACGACCAGGTCACCATCGACGCCGCGAACGCCATCAAGAAGTACGGCGTCGGTGTGAAGTGCGCCACCATCACCCCGGACGAGGCGCGCGTCGAGGAGTTCGGACTCAAGAAGATGTGGAAGTCCCCCAACGGGACCATCCGCAACATCCTCGGCGGCGTCATCTTCCGCGAGCCGATCATCATGTCGAACGTCCCGCGGCTCGTCCCCGGCTGGACCAAGCCGATCGTCGTCGGCCGTCACGCCTTCGGCGACCAGTACCGCGCGACCGACCTGAAGATCCCCGGTGAGGGCACGCTGACCCTGACGTACACCCCCAAGGACGGCTCCGAGCCGATCGAGCTCGACGTGTACGACTTCCCCGGCAGCGGCATCGCGATGGCGATGTACAACCTGGACGAGTCGATCCGCGACTTCGCCCGCGCCTCGATGCGTTACGGCCTCAACCGCGGCTACCCGGTCTACCTCTCCACGAAGAACACCATCCTCAAGGCGTACGACGGCCGCTTCAAGGACATCTTCGCCGAGGTCTTCGAGACCGAGTTCAAGGAGGAGTTCGACAAGGCCGGTCTGACCTACGAGCACCGCCTCATCGACGACATGGTCGCCGCGGCGCTGAAGTGGGAGGGCGGCTACGTCTGGGCCGCCAAGAACTACGACGGCGACGTCCAGTCCGACACGGTCGCCCAGGGCTTCGGCTCGCTCGGCCTGATGACCTCGGTCCTGATGACCCCCGACGGCCAGACCGTCGAGGCCGAGGCCGCGCACGGCACCGTCACCCGCCACTACCGCCAGCACCAGCAGGGCAACCCCACCTCCACCAACCCGATCGCCTCGATCTTCGCGTGGACGCGTGGCCTGGCCCACCGCGGCAAGCTCGACAACACCCCCGCGGTGACGGACTTCGCCAACACGCTGGAGCAGGTCTGCGTCGAGACCGTCGAGGGCGGTCAGATGACCAAGGACCTCGCGCTCCTCGTCGGCGGCGACGCCAAGTGGCTCACCACTCAGGACTTCCTGGCGGCTCTCGACGAGAACCTCAAGAAGAAGATGTCGGCCTAAGAGCCGCAGAAAACGGCCTCTACCTGCGGTTCCACCGCGTGGTAGAGGTCGTTTCGGTGTCTGCCGCCTGCTCGTACGCGGTCGGCTTTTTGGGGGTTTCCCACAAAACGAGCCCCGCAGCGTGCGCTGTGTACGACATGGGCGTCAGCGGCCGGCAGACGCAAGAGTTGATACTGCACGGGGCTGTCGTGCCGCAGGGCGCGCATCTTGGTCTACAGGGTTGGTCTACAGGAGGGCTCGGTCGGGTGTTCACACGTGTCGCCATCGTCAATCGCGGTGAGGCCGCCATGCGCCTCATCCACGCCGTACGGGACCTCGCCGCCGAGACCGGGACGCGGATGGAGACCGTCGCCCTGTACACCGACGTCGACCGCACGGCCACCTTCGTCCGCGAGGCGGACCTGACCTACGACCTCGGCCCCGCCTCGGCGCGCCCCTACCTCGACCTGAAGGTGCTCGAACGCGCCCTGGTGGAGTCGGGGGCCGACGCCGCGTGGGTCGGGTGGGGCTTCGTCGCCGAGGACCCGGCGTTCGCGGAGCTGTGCGAGCGGATCGGGGTCACCTTCATCGGGCCGGACCCGGAGGCCATGCGCAAGCTCGGCGACAAGATCGGCGCGAAGCTGATCGCCGAGGAGGTCGGCGTGCCGGTCGCGCCGTGGAGCCGCGGCGCGGTCGAGAGCCTCGACGCCGCGCGGGCGGCGGCGGCGCGGATCGGTTACCCGCTGATGCTCAAGGCCACCGCGGGCGGCGGCGGGCGCGGCATCCGCGTGATCAGCGACGAGGCCGAGCTGGACGACGCCTACGAGCGCACCAGCCAGGAGGCCGAGAGGGCGTTCGGCAGCGGTGTGGTGTTCCTGGAGCGGCTGGTCACCGGCGCCAGGCACGTCGAGGTGCAGGTGATCGCCGACGGCCAGGGCACCGCGTGGGCGCTCGGCGTCCGCGACTGCTCGGTGCAGCGGCGCAACCAGAAGGTCATCGAGGAGTCGTCCTCGCCGGTGCTCGCCCCCGAGCAGGCGGCGGAGCTGAAGGCGTCGGCCGAGCGGCTGGCCGTCGCGGTCGGCTACCGCGGCGCCGCCACCGTCGAGTTCCTCTACCACCCGGGCGAGCGCATGTTCGCCTTCCTGGAGGTCAACACCCGCCTGCAGGTCGAGCATCCGATCACCGAGGCCACCACCGGGTTCGACCTGGTCAAGGCGCAGCTGCACGTGGCCTCCGGCGGCCGGTTGGAAGGCCGGCCGCCGGCGGAGCGCGGGCACGCCATCGAAGCCCGGCTGAACGCCGAGGACCCCGACCGCGACTTCGCGCCGTCCCCCGGCCGCATCGCCCGGCTGGACCTGCCCGCCGGGCCGGGCATCCGGGTCGACACCGGCGTCAGCGAGGGCGACACCATCCCGGCCGACTTCGACTCCATGATCGCGAAGATCATCGCGTACGGCCGCGACCGCGAGGAGGCGCTCGGCAGGCTGCGCCGGGCGATGGCCCGCACCTCGGTGATCATCGAGGGCGGCGCCACCAACAAGAGCTTCGTGCTCGACCTGCTCGACCAGCCCGAGGTGATCGACGCCAGCGCCGACACCGGCTGGATCGACCGCGTCCGCGGCGAGGGCAGGCTCGTCTCCCACCGCCACTCCGGCGTCGCGCTGGCCGCCGCCGCGATCGAGGCGTACGAGGAGGAGGAGCGCGCCGAGCGGCAGCGGCTGCTGGCCACGGCGTTCGGCGGGCGCCCGCAGGTGCAGCACAAGAGCAGCCGGCCGCTGGACCTCAAGCTGCGCGGCGCCGGCTACCGCGTGCGCGTGGCGCGGGTCGGCGCGCACCGGTTCCGCGTCGCCGTCGAGGCGGGCGGCGACCTGCGCACCGCCGACGTCGAGCTCGACCGCTTCGACCGCTACACCGGCCAGATCGTCGTGAACGGCAGCCGCCACCGCCTGCTGATCGGCACGCACGGGGCCACCCACCTGATCGAGGTGGACGGCGTGGCGCATCGCGTCAGCCGCGACGAGGGCGGCGTCGTCCGCTCGCCCGCGCCCGCGCTGGTCGTCGCCACGCCGCTGCAGGTCGGCGCCGAGGTCGAGGCCGGCGCTCCGGTCCTGGTGCTGGAGTCCATGAAGATGGAGACGGTGCTGCGGGCGCCGTTCAAGGCCCGGCTGAAGGAGATCGCCGTCTCCGTGGGCAGCCAGGTGGAGACCGGGGCGCCGCTGCTGCGGCTGGAGCCGCTGGCCGACGACGCCGCCTCGGTCGAGGAGGCGGTCGGCTCCGTCGAGCTGGACCTGCCCCCGGCGCCCGGCGAGGTCCCGGCGCGAGAGCGCACCAGGCGGGGCCAGGAGGGCCTGCGCAGCCTGCTGCTGGGCTACGACCTCGACCCGCACGACGAGCGCCGGGTGCTCGACGACTACCTCGCCGCGCGCCGTACGGTCATCGAGGCGGGGCACCGGCCGCTGGCCGAGGAGCTGGAGCTGTTCGAGGTCTTCGCCGACCTGGCGGAGCTGAGCCGCAACCGGCCCGCCGGCGAGGACGGCGGCGACGAGCACGTGCACAGCCCGCGCGAGTTCTTCCACGCCTACCTGCAGAGTCTCGACGTCGAGCGGGCCGGGCTGCCGCAGTCGTTCCAGGCCAAGCTGGCCAAGGCGCTGCGGCACTACGGCGTCACCGAGCTGGAGCGCACCGGCGAGCTGGAAGGCGCCGTGTTCCGGATCTTCCTGGCCCAGCAGCGCGCCTCCGCCGACGCCGCCGTCCTGGCGACGCTGCTGCGCTCCTGGCTGCGGGAGCCGCCGCCGGACGAGGCGCTGCGCGAGCCCGCCGGGCTCGTGCTGGAGCGGCTGCTGGCCGCGACGCAGGTCCGCTTCCCGGTGATCTCCGACCTCGCACGGGGCGTGGTGTTCGCCTGGTTCGGCCAGCCGCTGCTGCGCCGCAACCGCGCCCGCGTCTACGCGGAGGTCCGCAAGCACCTGCGCCACCTCGACGCGCACCCCGGCTCGCCGGACCGCGCCGAGCGCATCGCCGAGATGGTCCGCAGCACCGAGCCGCTCGTGCGCCTGCTCGGCCAGCGCCTGGCCCGCGCCAACCTGGACAACGCGGTCATGCTGGAGGTGCTGACCCGGCGGTACTACGGCAACAAGCCGCTCGTCGCCGTCCGCACCAGCGAGGTCGCGGGCTGCACGTTCGTGGTCGCCGAGCGCGCGGGCTCGTGCGTGGTCTCCGCCGCGGTGAGCTTCGAGGCGCTGGGCGGCGCGCTGCGCGGCCTGGCCCAGCTCGCCGGCGCCCGCCAGGACGTCGTGGACGCCGACATCTACCTCGCCTGGGAAGGCCAGCCCGAGGACTCCGACGCCGCGGCGGCCGCGCTGCACGAGGTGATCGCCGCGCACCCGCTGCCCGACCAGGTACGCAGGATCACCGCCACCGTCGCCGGGCGCGGCGGGGCGGTCATGCACCACCACTTCACCTTCCGGCCGTCGGCCACCGGCATGGCGGAGGAGCGGCTGATCCGCGGCCTGCACCCGTACATCGCCGAGCGCATGCAGCTGCAGCGGCTCAGCAAGTTCGACCTCACCCGGCTCCCGTCCTC
The nucleotide sequence above comes from Nonomuraea gerenzanensis. Encoded proteins:
- a CDS encoding FHA domain-containing protein; its protein translation is MEGPFIRIEDTGEVVPLRPEITTVGRGRGVDIRLTDPSVSRLHAEFVRRGPYLYVVDLGLSRNGTRVNGRPIARRVLDDGDVVSFGAARGRIGGVPREDFTPEVELRRAAAPELTRREVDVLTSLCRPALSDEAFVAPATAREIADDLVVTEAAVKQHLLRLYQKFRIPEGTNRRTRLANEVVALGLVRPTPVVPPQRASGNSAEQPSAAGRRAS
- a CDS encoding citrate/2-methylcitrate synthase, translating into MADKPTKGLADVVAASTALSDIDGKAGRLFYRGYDIHDLAGRATFEETAHLLQRGKLPTRSELDEYGAELARGRELGALVSANIAEIAEKQKPMEALRSLVSLSGADDPDKDSIAPDANLRKAARLVAQQPLLVARYHAARTGSEVPEPDPSLSIAANFLLQVTGRTPGPREVEIFDECLVLHADHTMNASTFAARVCAATLSDMHSAIVAAIGTLKGPLHGGANEQVMKTLESLSPGGVAQAVRDKLAAGEKIMGFGHRVYKTEDPRATHLRRMSAELGESSGDDTYYRMSKEMEEVVFETKGLYPNVDFYAASVYHYLGIPTDLFTPVFSISRMSGWTAHVIEQHADNRLIRPDSEYIGETDQKWKPLEER
- a CDS encoding DUF3017 domain-containing protein, whose amino-acid sequence is MSHNGTEQRESWGPYPLILAGAAVGMLVAFIADPRWGGFVLGAVIMVAAALRFAGYGGQLALRSKKIDVITLSVFGFVLVLTSLLLDNNELKALILSLFAP
- a CDS encoding NADP-dependent isocitrate dehydrogenase yields the protein MPKIKVEGPVVELDGDEMTRIIWQFIKDQLILPYLDVDLKYYDLGIEHRDATDDQVTIDAANAIKKYGVGVKCATITPDEARVEEFGLKKMWKSPNGTIRNILGGVIFREPIIMSNVPRLVPGWTKPIVVGRHAFGDQYRATDLKIPGEGTLTLTYTPKDGSEPIELDVYDFPGSGIAMAMYNLDESIRDFARASMRYGLNRGYPVYLSTKNTILKAYDGRFKDIFAEVFETEFKEEFDKAGLTYEHRLIDDMVAAALKWEGGYVWAAKNYDGDVQSDTVAQGFGSLGLMTSVLMTPDGQTVEAEAAHGTVTRHYRQHQQGNPTSTNPIASIFAWTRGLAHRGKLDNTPAVTDFANTLEQVCVETVEGGQMTKDLALLVGGDAKWLTTQDFLAALDENLKKKMSA
- a CDS encoding ATP-binding protein, with the protein product MFTRVAIVNRGEAAMRLIHAVRDLAAETGTRMETVALYTDVDRTATFVREADLTYDLGPASARPYLDLKVLERALVESGADAAWVGWGFVAEDPAFAELCERIGVTFIGPDPEAMRKLGDKIGAKLIAEEVGVPVAPWSRGAVESLDAARAAAARIGYPLMLKATAGGGGRGIRVISDEAELDDAYERTSQEAERAFGSGVVFLERLVTGARHVEVQVIADGQGTAWALGVRDCSVQRRNQKVIEESSSPVLAPEQAAELKASAERLAVAVGYRGAATVEFLYHPGERMFAFLEVNTRLQVEHPITEATTGFDLVKAQLHVASGGRLEGRPPAERGHAIEARLNAEDPDRDFAPSPGRIARLDLPAGPGIRVDTGVSEGDTIPADFDSMIAKIIAYGRDREEALGRLRRAMARTSVIIEGGATNKSFVLDLLDQPEVIDASADTGWIDRVRGEGRLVSHRHSGVALAAAAIEAYEEEERAERQRLLATAFGGRPQVQHKSSRPLDLKLRGAGYRVRVARVGAHRFRVAVEAGGDLRTADVELDRFDRYTGQIVVNGSRHRLLIGTHGATHLIEVDGVAHRVSRDEGGVVRSPAPALVVATPLQVGAEVEAGAPVLVLESMKMETVLRAPFKARLKEIAVSVGSQVETGAPLLRLEPLADDAASVEEAVGSVELDLPPAPGEVPARERTRRGQEGLRSLLLGYDLDPHDERRVLDDYLAARRTVIEAGHRPLAEELELFEVFADLAELSRNRPAGEDGGDEHVHSPREFFHAYLQSLDVERAGLPQSFQAKLAKALRHYGVTELERTGELEGAVFRIFLAQQRASADAAVLATLLRSWLREPPPDEALREPAGLVLERLLAATQVRFPVISDLARGVVFAWFGQPLLRRNRARVYAEVRKHLRHLDAHPGSPDRAERIAEMVRSTEPLVRLLGQRLARANLDNAVMLEVLTRRYYGNKPLVAVRTSEVAGCTFVVAERAGSCVVSAAVSFEALGGALRGLAQLAGARQDVVDADIYLAWEGQPEDSDAAAAALHEVIAAHPLPDQVRRITATVAGRGGAVMHHHFTFRPSATGMAEERLIRGLHPYIAERMQLQRLSKFDLTRLPSSDEEVYLFQCVARENPSDDRLIAFAQVRDLTELREHDGRLVALPTAEDVIAACVDAIRRAQARRPSKKRLNTNRIVIYVWPPSNLTRAEIEMLARRVLPTTAGAGLEETLFIARQRDPETGALTKVAVRISLDATGTPKLTITQPSDEPIEPLDDYRQKVLRASSRNTVYPYELTGVLGDFVEHDLDDDHVLVPVDRPKGRNSAALVAGVVSTRTRRHPEGITRVVLLGDPTKSLGALSEPECRRVIAALDLAERMRVPLEWYALSAGARISMESGTENMDWVAAALKRIVEFTQDGGEINIVVAGINVGAQPYWNAEATMLMHTKGILVMTPDSAMVLTGKQSLDFSGGVSAEDNFGIGGYDRVMGPNGQAQYWAPNLAAARDVLMSHYDHTYVAPGEQGPRRARTTDPVDRDISDFPHVVEGSEFTTVGEIFSSTANPDRKKPFDIRTVMRALSDQDHPVLERWAGMADAETAVVQDVHLGGMPVCLLGIESRSVPRRGFPPTDGPDTYTAGTLFPRSSKKAARAINAASGNRPLVVLANLSGFDGSPESMRKLQLEYGAEIGRAIVNFRGPIVFCVISRYHGGAFVVFSKALNPNMTVLALEGSFASVLGGAPAAAVVFSGEVNARTAADPRVQELEARVAAAAGADRAALTAELDELRASVRAEKLGEVAAEFDRVHNIRRAVEVGSVDAVIRAAELRPRVIEAIEARLK